The genomic segment GTCGGTAGGCGGCCATTAACTGGCGCAGGCGGTTGTTGTTGCGCACGTGTTCGCGGCTGGTGATATTGCCCAGGATCCGGCTGATGCTGGCCGGCACGTCGATGGCGGGGTAGTGCCCGCGCTCGGCCAACTTGCGCGACAACACAATGTGCCCGTCCAGCAGCGAACGCACTTCGTCGGCCACTGGGTCGTTCATCGAGTCGGCCTCGATCAGCACGGTATAAATCGCGGTAATCGAGCCGTTTTCACTCATGCCGGCGCGCTCCACCAACTGCGGCAGCAATGTGTACACCGAGGGCGGCAGGCCGCCGCGGCCCAGTGGCTCACCGGCGGCAATCCCGATTTCCCGTTGGGCGCGGGCAAAACGCGTCAGCGAATCGATCAGCAACAGCACTTTCAGGCCGCGCTGGCGGTAGGCTTCGGCAATGGCCGTGGCGGTGAAGGCCGCACGTGCACGCTCCATGCTCGAACGGTCGGATGTGGCGCAGATCAGCACCGAGCGGTGGCGCAGTTCGTCATCCAGTTCATGGTCGAGGAATTCACGCAGTTCGCGCCCGCGCTCACCAATCAGGCCGAAGACAATCACGTCGCAGTCGATATTGCGGGCCATCTCCGCGAGCAGCGTGGTCTTGCCGCAACCGGCGCCGGCGAAGAGGCCGACGCGCTGCCCTTCACCGATCAGAATGGCACTGTCAATCGCGCGAATGCCGGTAGGCAGCGCATTGCTGATGCGTGGTTTCTGCATCGGCGGCAACGCGGCGGCAATCACCGGGGTGGTGGTGCGCGGGTCGTGCAAGCCGGCGAAGGCGCCGTCGCCATCGCCCAACAGCGGTCGGCCGAAACCATCGAGCACGCGCCCCAACAGTTGGTCATCCACGCCAATGCGGTGGGCCATGCCCAGCGGTTCGATACGCGCCCCGACCTGGATGCCTTCGGGCGTGCCAAGGGCGCTGAGCAAAGTACATTGGGGGGTAAAGCCTACGATTTCCGCGAGCATGGTGCTGCCGTGGCCCTTGCTGACCTGGCAGAGGTCGCCGATTTTGGCCGCCGGTACCTGGCACTCCAGCAAGATCCCGCTGACCGCCGACACTCGCCCGCTGATGCGCACGGCCGAACAGTGGGCCAGGCGTGTGCGCTGTTCCTCGGTCCAACGCGCGAGGGCGGGGTTCACCAGTGCATCTCGATGTGTTGGTCGCCGTCGAACTCGATGTGCTGCTCATCCAGGCGCGCGAGGCGCAGCCCCTTTAACTGGTCGCCGAGGTACATCCGGTGGCCGTCGGCGGTGACTAGGTGTGCGTTACTGCCCGAGATGATTTGCACAATAGCAAACGGCAGGCCGGTGCCCACGGCGGTGACTTTGTCGAGCACCGGCACACCCGATGCAAAGCGTTCGTTGAAGCCCTTGAGCATGCGCGTGTAGATCGGCAGCGCGTCGTCTTTAAGGTGACCCTGGAGGACCAGGCCGTCGTCGCTGTCTTCCACACTGACCTCGGTCAGCAGGCGATCACTGAGCAACGTGCTGAGGCGGCGCCGTACTTCATCGCGGCTGGTCAGGCTGATTTTTTCCGATACCGGCGCCTGCGCGGGTTTGGCGGATGCAGCAGCCGGCGGGCTCTGTTGCGCCACGGCGGCCGGCGCCGGAACGCCCACAGTGCGGCTCAAACCCCAGGAGGCGCCTGCTGCACCGACGACCAAACCGGCAAGTACCCCGCACGCCAGCTTTAGCCGTGACACGCGCGGCGGCGGCAACGGGCGCGGTGCGGCGATCGGTTCGTGCACCGGCGGCTGTGTCGGCGCCACCAGCATCGGCACTTGCGGCCACGCCTCTTTGGCAGGCGCCAGGCACAGCCACACATTGCCGAGCACAAAGGTCTGGTTGGGGGTCAGCACCGTGGTGGCGAGGGCATGCCCTTCGGCGTCGTTGATCAGGCTTTGTTCGGCATCCAGCTTCCAGCCCGCTTCGGTGCGGCTCAGGCGACAATGCAGCGCCGCGATGCCTGGGTCGTACAGCGCCAGGTCATGGTCGGCATGCGCACCGATCAGCCATTGCTCGCCGATCAGCGGCAGTGCGGCGCCCTGGTGCAGGCCGTTGAGTACGCGCAGTTCAAACATCGCAGAGGCTCCAGGTGTCATGCGGCATATTCGTCTTCTTCCTGTGGGGAACACTCGTCTTCAAGGTCGAAGCGACCCAGCACTTTGACTTCGGCGGCATTGCTGATTTCGGCGAAGGACAGCACCGGCACATGGTGGAATTCATCTTGCAGCAGCGTGCGCAGCGGGCTGCGCAAATCCTGCGCCACCAACATCACCGCACGCTCGGTGGAGCGCAGCGGGAACGCCATGCGCAGTTGCTGTACCAGCAACAGGCTGGACTCGCTGTTGAGGGCAAAAAAGGTTTCGGTCTGGGTCTGGCGCAAGCTGTCGCGCAGGATGCCTTCGCTTTCCGGGGTCAGCAGCCACACCTGCAGGCCTAATGCGCTGCAATACTGGTTGTAGATCAGGGATTTGAGAGCGATGCGCACATAGTCGTTGAGGGCGGTGACGTCGCGTTCGTGCTGGCCGTGTTCGATCAGCGTCTCGGCAATCACCCGTACGCCGCGCAGCGGTACGCATTCCGATGCCAGGCGTTGCAGCACCTGGGAAAAACGCGCCAGCGGCACCACACGCTGCAGCTCCTGGGCCACCTCCGGTTGTTCCGACTCCAGCCAGCCGAGAATCGCCTTGGTTTCCTGCAAACCGATAAATTGTGGCCCGCACACCTGCAAGGCGCGCTCCATACGTTCGATGATCAGGGTGCTGGCGGTCACCACCGGCAGGCCCTGCAACTGCGGTGCGTCGCCGGGCATCCACAGCCATTGGCTTTCCTGGCGGTCCAC from the Pseudomonas antarctica genome contains:
- a CDS encoding FHA domain-containing protein; its protein translation is MFELRVLNGLHQGAALPLIGEQWLIGAHADHDLALYDPGIAALHCRLSRTEAGWKLDAEQSLINDAEGHALATTVLTPNQTFVLGNVWLCLAPAKEAWPQVPMLVAPTQPPVHEPIAAPRPLPPPRVSRLKLACGVLAGLVVGAAGASWGLSRTVGVPAPAAVAQQSPPAAASAKPAQAPVSEKISLTSRDEVRRRLSTLLSDRLLTEVSVEDSDDGLVLQGHLKDDALPIYTRMLKGFNERFASGVPVLDKVTAVGTGLPFAIVQIISGSNAHLVTADGHRMYLGDQLKGLRLARLDEQHIEFDGDQHIEMHW
- a CDS encoding FliI/YscN family ATPase, whose protein sequence is MNPALARWTEEQRTRLAHCSAVRISGRVSAVSGILLECQVPAAKIGDLCQVSKGHGSTMLAEIVGFTPQCTLLSALGTPEGIQVGARIEPLGMAHRIGVDDQLLGRVLDGFGRPLLGDGDGAFAGLHDPRTTTPVIAAALPPMQKPRISNALPTGIRAIDSAILIGEGQRVGLFAGAGCGKTTLLAEMARNIDCDVIVFGLIGERGRELREFLDHELDDELRHRSVLICATSDRSSMERARAAFTATAIAEAYRQRGLKVLLLIDSLTRFARAQREIGIAAGEPLGRGGLPPSVYTLLPQLVERAGMSENGSITAIYTVLIEADSMNDPVADEVRSLLDGHIVLSRKLAERGHYPAIDVPASISRILGNITSREHVRNNNRLRQLMAAYRQVEMLLRLGEYQAGTDPVTDCAVQLHETINQFLRQDLREPVSLDDTLARLDYITSQLPD